The Arachis hypogaea cultivar Tifrunner chromosome 19, arahy.Tifrunner.gnm2.J5K5, whole genome shotgun sequence genome has a window encoding:
- the LOC112775114 gene encoding uncharacterized protein isoform X7, producing the protein MNGVAMVVEGDGRLVPATDDEVMEMEDFLEHENSEMRVVADTGQSLECISIERSSSGKLRLECPKGTADADFGKLNAKLQMLQKVKQEERLRLSCESPVPSRVKKDSQCSDDKAVTVENNQSDAPHQEIPSLASSLNYTHSNQSGSVDQCSRPSEGVIESGSSASAVYSALKSNFSMFDGEICLDKLSIRELHELFKVTFGRETTVKDKQWLKRRIAMSLTNSRDVSATTFIIKDNKIVRKCEDSSGNGDAEDVISMENAPVEADVNLKDSSALEGCGTEDNQVVSETKMGKHNIEHGLGGEDHQKAAKRIRKPTKRYIEELSENESREPNPMASLSSSRNMGPGLSTTSYVRLSGDASSEVRTFITRVDSLGGSDVQVPCVSRVRRSHPRKDITSLTKFLPIDIAKTAKSDNKVLAETGSCAASENPDKILKARSAPGKLQPVRATETLPSCEPEKEKQLPGVSTSEPQQELRPKRVDPFSHTSEDNIVTVPTAKGGMRRKHHRAWTLVEVMKLVDGVSRCGAGRWSEIKRLSFSSHSYRTSVDLKDKWRNLLKASFAQAPADEGMNVRKHGTAPIPEPILLRVRELAQMNSQAPPNFSSSKFLAGAGNALGDRPGYL; encoded by the exons ATGAACGGAGTTGCCATGGTG GTTGAAGGTGATGGGAGGTTAGTGCCTGCAACAGATGATGAAGTAATGGAGATGGAGgattttcttgagcatgaaaacAGTGAAATGCGTGTTGTTGCAGACACTGGGCAAAGTTTGGAGTGCATATCAATTGAAAGATCATCTTCTGGGAAACTTCGATTGGAGTGCCCAAAAG GCACTGCAGATGCAGATTTTGGGAAACTAAATGCAAAATTACAG ATGTTGCAAAAGGTCAAACAAGAAGAGAGACTTCGATTGTCTTGTGAATCACCTGTTCCTTCTCGTGTAAAAAAGGACAGCCAGTGTTCTGATGATAAAGCTGTCACGGTTGAGAATAATCAATCTGATGCCCCACACCAGGAAATTCCTTCTTTAGCATCAAGCTTAAATTATACACATAGTAATCAATCTGGGAGTGTTGATCAGTGTTCCAGACCTTCAGAAGGAGTGATTGAGAGCGGATCATCTGCTTCTGCTGTCTATTCCGCTTTGAAGTCCAATTTTTCAATGTTTGATGGAGAAATATGCTTGGACAAGCTATCCATCAGAGAACTACATGAACTGTTTAAAGTAACTTTTGGTCGGGAAACTACTGTGAAAGACAAGCAGTGGCTGAAAAGGAGGATTGCCATGAGTTTAACAAACTCGCGTGATGTTTCAGCAACAACTTTCATTATTAAAGATAACAAAATAGTAAGAAAATGTGAAGACAGTTCTGGAAATGGAGATGCTGAAGATGTAATCTCCATGGAAAATGCACCTGTAGAAGCAGATGTTAACTTGAAGGATTCATCTGCTTTGGAGGGTTGTGGAACTGAAGATAATCAAGTTGTTTCTGAAACAAAAATGGGAAAACATAATATAGAACATGGATTGGGAGGTGAGGATCACCAAAAAGCTGCAAAAAGAATTCGGAAGCCCACCAAGAGATATATTGAAGAGCTCTCTGAAAATGAATCTAGAGAGCCCAACCCCATGGCATCGTTAAGTTCAAGTAGAAATATGGGACCTGGACTTTCTACAACTTCATATGTGAGGCTTTCTGGGGATGCTTCTTCAGAGGTGAGAACATTTATCACCAGGGTAGACTCACTCGGAGGTTCTGATGTTCAAGTTCCTTGTGTTTCTCGGGTTCGAAGAAGTCATCCAAGGAAAGATATTACATCACTTACG AAATTCCTTCCAATTGACATTGCCAAGACTGCAAAATCAGATAATAAGGTTCTTGCAGAAACTGGTTCTTGTGCTGCTAGTGAGAATCCAGACAAAATCCTGAAGGCAAGATCCGCTCCTGGAAAGCTTCAGCCAGTGAGAGCAACTGAGACTTTG CCTTCTTGTGAACCTGAAAAAGAGAAGCAGCTTCCAGGAGTAAGCACAAGCGAACCACAGCAGGAATTGAGACCAAAAAGGGTGGATCCATTCAGCCATACCTCAGAGGACAATATAGTTACTGTTCCCACCGCTAAAggtggaatgagaaggaaacatCATCGAGCGTGGACTCTTGTTGAGGTAATGAAGTTGGTTGACGGTGTATCACGGTGTGGCGCAGGGAGGTGGTCTGAGATCAAACGGCTCTCCTTTTCATCACACTCGTATCGTACCTCTGTCGATCTTAAG GACAAGTGGAGGAATTTGCTCAAGGCTAGCTTTGCTCAGGCACCTGCAGATGAAGGG ATGAACGTGCGGAAGCATGGTACAGCGCCAATCCCGGAACCGATTCTGCTACGAGTACGAGAGCTTGCGCAGATGAATTCTCAGGCACCTCCAAATTTTAGCTCAAGCAAGTTTTTAGCTGGTGCCGGAAATGCACTCGGAGATAGACCAGGGTACTTGTAG